A DNA window from Macaca fascicularis isolate 582-1 chromosome 18, T2T-MFA8v1.1 contains the following coding sequences:
- the GRP gene encoding gastrin-releasing peptide isoform X5, with product MLVKRARCLLSCHASGQGCLGIPGHLMGKKSTGESSVSERGSLKQQLREYIRWEEAASNLLGLIEAKENRNHQPPQRKALGNQQPSWDSEDSSNFKDVGSKGKVGRLCAPGSQREGRNPPAEPAMTMMASLKGEKQNP from the exons ATGCTTGTGAAAAGGGCCAGGTGTCTTCTGTCTTGCCATGCAAGTGGGCAGGGCTGCTTGGGAATACCAG GGCACTTAATGGGGAAAAAGAGCACAGGGGAGTCTTCTGTTTCTGAGAGAGGGAGCCTAAAGCAGCAGCTGAGAGAGTACATCAGGTGGGAAGAAGCTGCAAGCAATTTGCTGGGTCTCATAGAAGCAAAGGAGAACAGAAACCACCAGCCACCTCAACGCAAGGCCCTGGGCAATCAGCAGCCTTCGTGGGATTCAGAGGATAGCAGCAACTTCAAAGATGTAGGTTCAAAAGGCAAAG TTGGTAGACTCTGTGCTCCAGGTTCTCAACGTGAAGGAAGGAACCCCCCAGCTGAACCAGCAATGACAATGATGGCCTCtctcaaaggagaaaaacaaaacccgtAA
- the GRP gene encoding gastrin-releasing peptide isoform X2: protein MRGRELPLVLLALVLFQAPRGRAVPLPAGGGTVLTKMYPRGNHWAVGHLMGKKSTGESSVSERGSLKQQLREYIRWEEAASNLLGLIEAKENRNHQPPQRKALGNQQPSWDSEDSSNFKDVGSKGKGSQREGRNPPAEPAMTMMASLKGEKQNP from the exons ATGCGCGGCCGCGAGCTCCCGCTGGTCCTACTGGCGCTGGTCCTCTTCCAGGCGCCCCGGGGGCGAGCGGTCCCGCTGCCTGCGGGCGGAGGGACGGTGCTGACCAAGATGTACCCGCGCGGCAACCACTGGGCGGTGG GGCACTTAATGGGGAAAAAGAGCACAGGGGAGTCTTCTGTTTCTGAGAGAGGGAGCCTAAAGCAGCAGCTGAGAGAGTACATCAGGTGGGAAGAAGCTGCAAGCAATTTGCTGGGTCTCATAGAAGCAAAGGAGAACAGAAACCACCAGCCACCTCAACGCAAGGCCCTGGGCAATCAGCAGCCTTCGTGGGATTCAGAGGATAGCAGCAACTTCAAAGATGTAGGTTCAAAAGGCAAAG GTTCTCAACGTGAAGGAAGGAACCCCCCAGCTGAACCAGCAATGACAATGATGGCCTCtctcaaaggagaaaaacaaaacccgtAA
- the GRP gene encoding gastrin-releasing peptide isoform X1, which translates to MRGRELPLVLLALVLFQAPRGRAVPLPAGGGTVLTKMYPRGNHWAVGHLMGKKSTGESSVSERGSLKQQLREYIRWEEAASNLLGLIEAKENRNHQPPQRKALGNQQPSWDSEDSSNFKDVGSKGKVGRLCAPGSQREGRNPPAEPAMTMMASLKGEKQNP; encoded by the exons ATGCGCGGCCGCGAGCTCCCGCTGGTCCTACTGGCGCTGGTCCTCTTCCAGGCGCCCCGGGGGCGAGCGGTCCCGCTGCCTGCGGGCGGAGGGACGGTGCTGACCAAGATGTACCCGCGCGGCAACCACTGGGCGGTGG GGCACTTAATGGGGAAAAAGAGCACAGGGGAGTCTTCTGTTTCTGAGAGAGGGAGCCTAAAGCAGCAGCTGAGAGAGTACATCAGGTGGGAAGAAGCTGCAAGCAATTTGCTGGGTCTCATAGAAGCAAAGGAGAACAGAAACCACCAGCCACCTCAACGCAAGGCCCTGGGCAATCAGCAGCCTTCGTGGGATTCAGAGGATAGCAGCAACTTCAAAGATGTAGGTTCAAAAGGCAAAG TTGGTAGACTCTGTGCTCCAGGTTCTCAACGTGAAGGAAGGAACCCCCCAGCTGAACCAGCAATGACAATGATGGCCTCtctcaaaggagaaaaacaaaacccgtAA
- the GRP gene encoding gastrin-releasing peptide isoform X6: protein MRGRELPLVLLALVLFQAPRGRAVPLPAGGGTVLTKMYPRGNHWAVGHLMGKKSTGESSVSERGSLKQQLREYIRWEEAASNLLGLIEAKENRNHQPPQRKALGNQQPSWDSEDSSNFKDVLNVKEGTPQLNQQ, encoded by the exons ATGCGCGGCCGCGAGCTCCCGCTGGTCCTACTGGCGCTGGTCCTCTTCCAGGCGCCCCGGGGGCGAGCGGTCCCGCTGCCTGCGGGCGGAGGGACGGTGCTGACCAAGATGTACCCGCGCGGCAACCACTGGGCGGTGG GGCACTTAATGGGGAAAAAGAGCACAGGGGAGTCTTCTGTTTCTGAGAGAGGGAGCCTAAAGCAGCAGCTGAGAGAGTACATCAGGTGGGAAGAAGCTGCAAGCAATTTGCTGGGTCTCATAGAAGCAAAGGAGAACAGAAACCACCAGCCACCTCAACGCAAGGCCCTGGGCAATCAGCAGCCTTCGTGGGATTCAGAGGATAGCAGCAACTTCAAAGAT GTTCTCAACGTGAAGGAAGGAACCCCCCAGCTGAACCAGCAATGA
- the GRP gene encoding gastrin-releasing peptide isoform X4: MRGRELPLVLLALVLFQAPRGRAVPLPAGGGTVLTKMYPRGNHWAVGHLMGKKSTGESSVSERGSLKQQLREYIRWEEAASNLLGLIEAKENRNHQPPQRKALGNQQPSWDSEDSSNFKDLVDSVLQVLNVKEGTPQLNQQ; this comes from the exons ATGCGCGGCCGCGAGCTCCCGCTGGTCCTACTGGCGCTGGTCCTCTTCCAGGCGCCCCGGGGGCGAGCGGTCCCGCTGCCTGCGGGCGGAGGGACGGTGCTGACCAAGATGTACCCGCGCGGCAACCACTGGGCGGTGG GGCACTTAATGGGGAAAAAGAGCACAGGGGAGTCTTCTGTTTCTGAGAGAGGGAGCCTAAAGCAGCAGCTGAGAGAGTACATCAGGTGGGAAGAAGCTGCAAGCAATTTGCTGGGTCTCATAGAAGCAAAGGAGAACAGAAACCACCAGCCACCTCAACGCAAGGCCCTGGGCAATCAGCAGCCTTCGTGGGATTCAGAGGATAGCAGCAACTTCAAAGAT TTGGTAGACTCTGTGCTCCAGGTTCTCAACGTGAAGGAAGGAACCCCCCAGCTGAACCAGCAATGA
- the GRP gene encoding gastrin-releasing peptide isoform X3, with protein MRGRELPLVLLALVLFQAPRGRAVPLPAGGGTVLTKMYPRGNHWAVGHLMGKKSTGESSVSERGSLKQQLREYIRWEEAASNLLGLIEAKENRNHQPPQRKALGNQQPSWDSEDSSNFKDVGSKGKDSVLQVLNVKEGTPQLNQQ; from the exons ATGCGCGGCCGCGAGCTCCCGCTGGTCCTACTGGCGCTGGTCCTCTTCCAGGCGCCCCGGGGGCGAGCGGTCCCGCTGCCTGCGGGCGGAGGGACGGTGCTGACCAAGATGTACCCGCGCGGCAACCACTGGGCGGTGG GGCACTTAATGGGGAAAAAGAGCACAGGGGAGTCTTCTGTTTCTGAGAGAGGGAGCCTAAAGCAGCAGCTGAGAGAGTACATCAGGTGGGAAGAAGCTGCAAGCAATTTGCTGGGTCTCATAGAAGCAAAGGAGAACAGAAACCACCAGCCACCTCAACGCAAGGCCCTGGGCAATCAGCAGCCTTCGTGGGATTCAGAGGATAGCAGCAACTTCAAAGATGTAGGTTCAAAAGGCAAAG ACTCTGTGCTCCAGGTTCTCAACGTGAAGGAAGGAACCCCCCAGCTGAACCAGCAATGA
- the GRP gene encoding gastrin-releasing peptide isoform X7: MRGRELPLVLLALVLFQAPRGRAVPLPAGGGTVLTKMYPRGNHWAVGHLMGKKSTGESSVSERGSLKQQLREYIRWEEAASNLLGLIEAKENRNHQPPQRKALGNQQPSWDSEDSSNFKDTLCSRFST; encoded by the exons ATGCGCGGCCGCGAGCTCCCGCTGGTCCTACTGGCGCTGGTCCTCTTCCAGGCGCCCCGGGGGCGAGCGGTCCCGCTGCCTGCGGGCGGAGGGACGGTGCTGACCAAGATGTACCCGCGCGGCAACCACTGGGCGGTGG GGCACTTAATGGGGAAAAAGAGCACAGGGGAGTCTTCTGTTTCTGAGAGAGGGAGCCTAAAGCAGCAGCTGAGAGAGTACATCAGGTGGGAAGAAGCTGCAAGCAATTTGCTGGGTCTCATAGAAGCAAAGGAGAACAGAAACCACCAGCCACCTCAACGCAAGGCCCTGGGCAATCAGCAGCCTTCGTGGGATTCAGAGGATAGCAGCAACTTCAAAGAT ACTCTGTGCTCCAGGTTCTCAACGTGA